One endosymbiont 'TC1' of Trimyema compressum genomic window, TGAAATGAGACCTACTAAAACGACAGAAGCTCATAAAACTGCATATTTGGGAGAATTGGTTTGTAGCAATTCATTTAGAGGGAAGTAGTTTAGCTAAAGGAGTTGGTTTATTAAAAGAAGAAATGAGACAATTAGGTACTTTATTTATGGAGTCAGCCTTAAAGGCGGCTATTCCAGCAGGCGGTGCTTTAGCTGTTAATCGAGATAAATTTAGTAGCTATTTAACAGAGACTATCAAAAATCATCCTCTTGTAACTATTGTTGAAGAAGAAATAACAACTATTCCTTTGGACCAACCTGTTATTGTTGCCAAAGGACCATTGACTAGTGGTTCTTTGTTTAAGGATTTACAGACATTGGTAGGAGAACCCTGCTACTATTTCTTTGATGGCGCTGCTCCAATTATAGCAGCTGATTCTATTGACTATAGTAAAGATTTCTTTGCTAGTCACTATGGCAAGGGTTCTGGAGCTGATTATTTAAATTGTCCGATGACAAGAGAAGAGTATGCAGCTTTTTATGAACAGTTAATTATAGGGGAAAGAGCAATTCCACATTTGGATTCTGAAAAGGAAATATACTTTGATGGCTGCATGCCTATTGAAGCAATGGCCAAAAGGGAAAAACCTTGCTATTTGGACCACTCAAACCAGTAGGCTTAAATCATCCAGTTACAGGTGAAGGCTATTGTGCCGTTATCCAATTAAGAGCTGAAAATGATGAGAAAACCATGTATAATTTAGCAGGTTGTCAAACAGGCTTGAGGTTTGGCCCTCAGAAAAAAATAGTAAAAATGATACCTGGTCTTGAAAATGCTGAAATATTAAGATATGGTGTTGTGCATAGAAATTCTTATTTAAATGGACCGAAAGTATTAACATTAACAGGTCAGCTTAAAGGCTATCCAAATGTTTTTATTGCAGGTCAACTATCGGGAGTAGAAGGCTATGTAGAAAAGTGCCGCTAGTGGCTATTTGGCTGGCTGCTATATGAAAGCCTATTTAGAGGAGAATCGAATAATTAGAACTTTCCCTAGAGAGACAATGATTGGTGCTCTGAGCTATTATTTAACGGAAGGTATCAGTAAGCATTTTCAACCAATGAATGCTAACTTTGGTTTATCGCCTAGTCTCACAGAGAAAATTAGGGATAAAAAAATTAAGAAGGAGCGAATGGTTGAAAGAAGTTTAAAAGCACTTTCTGATTTTATTTAATTGATTTTCTTTAAAGCCATTGTTTTATTTGCATTTTAATTTAAAACAAGGTATACTTACTATAGATACAGTACATTTAAAAGTGGGTTTGCCCACTTTTTTGTTTTAAAAAGGAGAAACAAAATGTCAATAAGTGAAAATATTGAAAGTAAATTTAGACCTATAGTTGAGGATTTAGGCTATGATTTAGCCTATGCAGAGTATTTAAAAGAGGGTCAAGAATGGTACTTAAGGTTTTTTATCAATAAATCTGATGGTATTGATTTAACAGATTGTGAAACTGTTAGTAGAGCTATAGAGCCTATTTTAGATGAAGAAGAGTTAGTTCCTAACCAATATATTTTAGAAGTGTCTTCTCTAGGATTAGAAAGACCTCTTAGAAATAATCAGGACTATGAGGAGAATATTGGGAGTCTTGTAATGGCTCATTTATATACGGCAATTAACAAAAAGAAGATTATTATTGGTATTCTAAAAGACTTTGGAGAATCAGTTGCTCTTGAAAGTGAAGGAGAAGTAATTATGATACCAAAAAAGAATATTAGTAAAATTAATTTAATAATTGACTTTTAATCGGGAGGAAAAAGATGGATAACAAAGAACTTATTTTAGCGGTTAAGGCTTTAGAGGTAGAAAAAGTCATTGATCCAGAAGTGCTTTATACTACTATTGAGGCAGCTATTGTATCAGGGATTAAGAAAAAGCAAATTAGTGATTACAAAAATGAAGTGAAAGATACCGTTGAAGTGGCAAAGCCCCAGTATGAAAACCTTAAAGCTATTTTAGATAGAGAAACAGGTAAAATTGATATTTACTTACTAAGAACAGTAGTAGAAGAAGTTACAGATGAATTAAATGAAATCAGTGTAAAGGAAGCTAAAGAAAAATATCATGTATTTGAAATTGGCTCCTTAGTAAGAGAACCTATTAAAGTTGATACTAAAACCATGGGCAGAATGGTTGCTCAGACAGCTAAGCAGATTATTACACAGAAAATTCGGGAAATTGAAAGAAATAATCTTTATGAAGAGTTTGCAAAAAAAGAAAAAGATATTGTTACATGCGTAGTCACAAGAAAATCATTAGTTGAGAAAGGTCATCTTAAAGATAAAAAAGGACACGCTATTTTAGATAGTGAAGGGCATCCTATTGTTAAGGAAGTTTACAATGTATTCTTAGCCATTAATAATGGTGAATTTATTTTGCCACCTGATGAACAAATTGAAAATGAAATTTATACGATAGGACAGCGTTTAAAAGTCTATGTTATCAATGTTAAAAAGACAACAAAAGCACCTATTGTTACCATATCAAGACGTCATAAGGAATTAATTAAGCGTTTATTTGAATTAGAAGTACCAGAAATTTATGATGGCACTGTTGTTATTAAGGATATTGCCAGAGAAGCTGGGTCAAGGTCTAAAATATCTGTTTACAGTTCTAACGAGGAAGTGGATCCAATTGGCGCTTGTATTGGCCCAAAAGGTGCTCGTATTGGTAATGTGCTTCAAGAAATTGGTCAAGATACAGAGCCTGGTGAAAAAATTGATATTATTGTCTACTCAGAAAATCCAGCTATTTATATTGAAAATGCTTTAGCACCAGCTAAAATTCTTGATATTCGTTTAAATGAGGATGCAAAAGAAGCTAAAGTCTTAGTTGCTAAAGATGTTTTTTCATTAGCCATTGGTAAAGATGGTCAGAATGTGCGTTTGGCAGCCCGTTTAACTGGCTGGAAAATCGATATAGTAAGTGATGAAATGGTATCTAGCTTAGATGATGTTTCTATGGGATCTCCTGAAAAAGAGATTTTAGAAGAGAGGGCTGAAGCAGTAGTAGAAACCATTAAAGATGAGGATACAGGAGGTGGTACTGATAGTGAAGACTAAGAAGGTCCCTCAGAGAAGCTGTGTTGGCTGTGGACTGAAAACAGATAAAAAGTCTTTAGTCAGAATTGTTAAGACTCCTAATGGTGAAATCATTCTCGATAGAACCGGCAAACAGCCTGGGAGAGGTGTTTATATTTGTTCTAAGGGAGAGTGCTTAACAGCTGCTATTAAGAAGAAGGCAATTGAAAGAGCATTAAGCTGTAAAATCTCTGATGATATATTGGTGGAGTTAAACTGCGCCATCAATGACAAAAATGACCAGTAAAATAAAGACCCTTCTTGGATTTGGAAAAAGAGCAGGAGGGCGTCATACCCGGTAAAAACAGTTGTTTATGTAACTTAAAGAAAATTCATTTAATTATTTTTGCAGTCGATACAAAAGAGAGTACCAAGGCAACAATATTAAAAGGCTTTAAAGGACCTGTTTTAATATTAGGTACTAAAGATTCTCTATGACAATGTATTGGCCATGAAGAAGCATCTGTTGTAGGTGTTACAGATATTGGTTTCGCAAGAAAAATTAGAGAGGAAGCCATAAAAGCAAAGGAGTGATGCAAATGGCAAAAAAACGTATATATGAGTTGGCTAAAGAAAAAGGTGTAAGCAATAAAGAAATTCTTTGGATACTTGAAAAGTTAAATATTAAGGTGAAGTCTCATATGAGTGCATTGGAATCAGATCAAGAACAAAAGATTAATGAATATTATAAGAAGTTAGAAAAAAAGGTAGTAGCCGAAAAGGAAGAGAAGAAGCAAGTGGTGCAAGCAAAAAAAATAGAAGAAATAAAAAAGGAACCTGAGATGGAAGAAAAAACTGCTGAAAAAAAATCAATATTAAAACCTATGCCTAAAAAAGTGGATTCTAAGAAACCTGTTGAAAAACAGGAAGCAGTTAAGAGTAATCAACCAGTAAAAAAAGATAGTGCACCTCCTTCAAAAAAGAAAGAGTTCAATAACTCAAATAAAAAAGGCGGTTACAACAGTCACAATAGACAGGGAGGTTTTAACAAGAAAAACAACCGGTATGGCAAAAATAAATTTAAAAATAATCAGCCAAAAGAAGAGGTAGCTGAAGTAGTTATTAAAAAAATTACTATTGGTGAAGAAATTCAAGTAAAAGATTTGGCTATGCGTATGAATAAAGCAGCTGGTGAAGTTATTAAAAAGTTAATGGGCTTAGGGGCAATGGCAACTATTAACCAATATGTTGATTTTGATACTGCCAGTCTCATTGCCCAAGAATTTGGCATTGAAGAAGTCGAATTTAAGTCAGTTAAACGACAGACTAAATTAAAAGAAATTGAAGATAAGCCAGATACATTAAAGGAAAGACCGCCAATTATTACAGTTATGGGTCACGTAGACCATGGTAAAACATCTTTATTGGATGCAGTAAGAAGCGCCAATGTTATGGCAACAGAGGCTGGGGGGATAACTCAACATATTGGTGCTTACCAAATTAACTATAAAGGCAGAAAAATTACCTTTATTGATACACCAGGTCACGCTGCTTTTACATCTATGAGAGCTAGAGGCGCTAAAATTACAGATATTGCTATTCTAGTAGTAGCAGCTGATGATGGAGTCATGCCTCAAACTATTGAGGCTATTAGCCATGCCAAGGCGGCAGAGGTACCAATTATTGTAGCTGTAAATAAAATTGATAAACCAGGAGCAGATCCAAGTCGTGTGATGCAACAATTAACTGAACATGGTTTAGTACCTGAGGAGTGGGGCGGAGATACAATTTTTGTTCAAGTTTCAGCGAAGAAAAGAGAAAATATTGATGCTTTACTTGAAATGGTGCTTTTAGTAGCTGAAGTTGAAGACTTAAAAGCTAATCCAAATCGTTTAGCTGAGGGTTTTGTTTTAGAAGCAAAATTAGATCGAGAAAAGGGTGTTGTAGCGAGTCTGTTAGTATCAAAGGGTACTTTAAAAGTTAGTGATATGATTTTAACAGGGGAATCCTTTGGTAAAATTAGAGCTATGATGAATGATTCAGGTAAGCGTATTAAGCAGGCTGGTCCTTCAATGCCAGTTGAGGTATTGGGTTTGTCTGATGTACCTGAAGCAGGTGATATTTTCCAAGCAGTTAAGGATGAACGTTTAGCATCACACTTAGCTAATGAAAGAAAAATTGTTAAAAAAGAAGAAATTGCTAAGAAGAATCAAAAAGTCTCTCTTGAGAATCTTTTTGAAAAAATTAGTGAAGAAAATTTGAAAGAACTAAATATTATTCTTAAAGGTGATGTACATGGTACTGTTGAAGCTTTAGCACAGTCTATTGCTGGTATTAATACTGAGGAAGTTAAGGTTAATATTATCCATGAAGGTGTTGGGGCTATTTCAGAGACTGATGTAAAGTTAGCTATGGCATCTAATGGTTTAATTATTGGTTTTAATGTTAGACCAGATACTAATGCTAAAAAATTAGCTCAAGAAGAATCTGTAGATATTCGTCTTTACAGAATCATCTATGAGGTATTAGAAGATATTAAGCAAGCCATTGGTGGTTTATTAGATCCTGATATTAAGGAAGTTGAGTTAGGATCTGCTGAAGTAAGACAGCTAATTAAGGTGCCTAAAGTAGGTGTTATTGCAGGCTGTTATGTAGTGGAGGGTAAAATAACTAACACAGCTAAAATTAGAGTGGTCAGAGATGGTGTTATTGTTCATGAAGGTGACATTGACGCATTAAAACGCTTTAAAGATGAAATTAAAGAAGTAGCACAAGGTTATGAATGTGGTATTAGTGTTGTTGACTTTAATGATATTAAGGAAGGTGACATTCTAGAAGCATTTACTTATGAAACTATTGCTAGAAAAATAGATTAGAGGGTGTTAAAATGCATAAGAAAAGTCATAAAAAAGAACGTTTAGGTGAAGAATTAAAAAAAATTTTAGGACAAGCTTTTTTAGAAGATATTAAAGATCCTAGAATTGGTTTTGTGACCATTACTAAAGTAGATGTGACAAGAGATTTATCTCATGCTAAAGTCTATATAAGTGTTTTAGAAAATCAGGAAGAAAAAGACACAATGGATGCTTTGAATAAAGCGAAAGGTCATTTGCGTTCAATTGCTGCACGCCAGCTTGATTTAAGGGTAGCACCAGAAATTACTTTTGTAGCTGATGAGTCAATGGCTCACAGTATGAAAATCAATCGTCTTTTAAAAGAAATTTCAAAAGAGGACTAGAATATGAATAAACTAGTTAAGGCACTTAAAAATATTGCAGATAAAAGAGTGTGTGTAACGGGACATGAGGCTCCTGATGGAGACTGTATTGGTTCTTCTTTAGCTATGGGTTACCTGATGAAGCAATTAGGAATAGAAACTTTGGTAGTAAACAATGATACTATTCCTTCTAAGTATGCTTTTTTACAAAACAATATTGTTGTCCAGAAATTATCCAGTTTAACAGACGTGGAAAAAGAATCTATTGAAGTTTTAATTGTTTTGGATTCAGCTAATGAAATGAGACTAGGTTTCAATTATAGGGAAATTTTTAAAAACCTGGAGGCAGTATTTAACATTGATCATCATATTAGTAATAATAAATTTGGTGATATTAATTATGTTAAGCCAGTAGGTGCTACTGCTGAAATTGTTACGCGAATCTATCTCGCTTGTCAGCAAATTATTGATGTTGAGCCTGCGACAGCATTATATGCAGGGATTATGACTGATACGGGTAATTTAACCTATGAATCAACATCTTACCGTACTGTTAATCTTGTGAGTCGCCTTTATAAAATGGGGGCTCAAACAAATCTAGTCCGTAGGAATATTTACGAAAATGAAAGCATTAATAAATTAGAAGCTTTAAAGATAGTTTTGAATAACTTAAATGTCTCTAAAAGTGGTGAAATTGCTTATACTTTTTTAAGTAAAAAGGATATAGATTCTTTACAATTGATTTCAGGTGATGCTGAAGGCTATGTTGATTACCCTAGAAAACTAGATACCTGTGAAGTTGCTCTTTTTTTAAAAGAATTTGAAGAGGATGTTGTTAAGGTTTCTGTGAGAACTAAGGAAAAAATTGATGCCAATAAATTAGCTAGTTCTTTCGGTGGTGGTGGTCATTTTAGAGCAGCTGGTTTTAGAAAAAAAGGACCTATTTTAGAGGTTGCTGAATCTATTGTTGCTAAAATAGAGTTAGGGTTAAATCAGAATGAATGGGTTGATTAATGTTTTTAAAGAGAAGGACATGACTTCTCATGATGTCGTAGCCCAGCTTAGAAAAATTCTCGGTACCAAAAAAATTGGTCATGGTGGCACTTTAGATCCAGAAGTTGAAGGTGTCTTAGTAATTGGCGTAGGAAAAGGGACTCGTATTTTAGAATATATTACAAATTCAGGTAAAGGCTATGAAGGTGAATTGGCTTTTGGATACACATCTGACACCGAAGATATGACAGGGATTCTCACAAAGAAACCCTATGCTGAAGCGCTTCTTAATTTAAAGGAAATAGATTTACTTTTTGAAAAATTATCTGGTCAGGAAATAATGCAGATTCCACCTATGTATTCAAGTGTTAAGATAGAGGGTCGAAAACTTTATGAGTATGCTAGAGAAGGCAAGGTTATTAAAAGAGAAGCGAGACCTATATTCATAGAAACTATAGAGAGAATAAGTGATTTTTATGAATTAGAAACAGGCATAAAAATGGCATTTTATGCAAAAGTTTCAAAAGGGACTTATATTAGGACACTCTGTGTTACTATTGGTGAGTCAATTGGGATACCAACAGTAATGAGCTCACTTAAAAGAGTATCAGTTGGGACTTTTAAAATAGAGAATGCTTTTAAGTTAACAGATATAAAAGAAAAATTAGAAAAAAATGATATCTCCTTTTTATTACCATTGAAAACTGGTATAGAAAATGAAATGTTACTTTATGAACCTTCTAAAGCAGAGGCAAAAAATCTATATTATGGACAAACAATTGAAAATAAAGAAAAATTTGGAGATGGACGACAGATTGCTTGTCTCTATGAGGGGAGTCTTTATTCTATTTGTGAAATAAAAGAAAATAATATGAAAGTACTTAAAAACTTATGCGGAGTTAAAGATGGAATTTTTTAAAAGAATAGAAGATGTTTTTTTTCATAAAGATATTATAGCTGTATTAGGTAATTTTGATGGCTGCCATAAAGGGCACCGGGAATTAGTTAAGGCAGCTTTAAAAAGAAAAGAAGAAACGGGAGCATCAATATTAGTTATTACCTTTGATCCTCATTCAAAAGATTTGAAGGGGGAATCCATAAAGAGAATCCAAACTTTAGATGAAAAGTTACAGTGTTTTGAAAAATTAGGTGTTGATGGTGTTTCAGCACTGGCTTTTACTGAGACTTTTTCTAAAATGAATAGAGAAGATTTTCTTAAAAATATTCTTATTGATAAGATAGGGGTAACCGATATTGTCGTAGGCCATGATTATCGTTTTGGTTATCAAGGAGCTGGTAACGTTGATTTTTTAGAAGAGAAAAAGACGCAGTTGGGCTATCATTTAATCGTGGTGCCAGCCTTTAAGATTCAAGGAGAAGTTGTAAGTTCTTCTAAAATAAGAACTTTAATTGAAGCAGGTGAAATTGTTTTAAGCAAGGATCTTTTAGGGTATTATCCCCTTGTTACAGGACAGGTTATTCATGGTTCTGGAGTGGGGAAAACATTGGGTTTTGCTACAGCTAATTTATTGATTGATGAGGTTAAAATAATTCCCAAGGTTGGCGTTTACGGTGTTATTGGTCACGTCTCTGGTAAAAAAGTTAGAGGGTTTTGTAATGTAGGCTATCAACCTACATTTGATAGAAAGAAACAGTTAGTAGTTGAAGTTCATTTTTTTGATTTTAATGAAGATGTTTATGGTGAAATTATTTGTATTCACTTCATTAAAAGAATGCGAGATGAAATTAAATTTAATTCTGTGGAAGAATTAAAGGCTCAATTGAGAAAAGACCAAATTTCAATTGAAAATGAGTTAAATTAGTTGTTAAAATTTATAAAATAAGTTATAATCATTGAGTACCTTTTGCGTTGTTATGGATCTCCAACCTTTACAAGGCCTAAGGCGTATTTAAAATTTAGGAGGAAAAAAATGAAAACAAAAGAAGAAATTGTAAAAGAGTTTCGTATTAATGAGAAAGATACTGGATCTCCAGAAGTTCAAATTGCTTTATTAACTGAAAGAATTTTACATCTAACAGAGCACTTAAAAGTACACAAGAAAGATTTCCACACAAGACGTGGACTTCTAAAGTTAGTTGGACAAAGAAGAGGATTTTTAAAGTATTTACAAAAGAAAGACTTTGAAAGATACCGTAATATTATTACAAAACTTAACTTAAGAAAGTAATTGAACTAGGTAGCAAATCATTGATTTGTTACCTAGCTGTGCATAAGGGAGGCAGATGCCTCCCTTTTCTTTATTGCAATAAGCAGAAGGAGGATGGAATGGAAAAACTAATGTCAATTTTAATATTATCTGTGTTTGTTACTTTAACAGCTACAGTTATTGGCACGATAATAGGGATTCCATGTTCATTTTTTTATTAAAAAGAAAAGATAGTTTTCTAAAAAGAACTGTGATTAAAATTATTAACACTTTAATGAGTATGCCACCTGTTTTAATGGGATTGTTGGTTTATATGCTTTTATCGAGGAAAGGCCCTTTGGGAAGTTTCAGACTGCTGTTTACACCTACGGCAATGATTATTGCTCAAATACTACTAATTACGCCTATTATTATGGCTTTGGTTTATGGGTATTTAGAAAAACATAGTGATGAAATTATGAAGAATGCGAAAGCAATAGGGGCTTGTTCTAGAGCAACTTTTTTCATATTAGTTAAAGAAAGTGCCAACCAATTTTTTACGTTTATTGGAACTGGATTTGCCAGAGGCATTGCCGAAGTAGGAGCCGTTATGATGGTTGTTGGCAATATTCAAGATAAAACAAGAGTGTGATGACTACATATATTGCTACTGAAACTGGGAAAGGTAATTTTCAGGACGCTTTAATTTTAGGTCTTATTCTTTTAGTCATTGCTTTTCTAGTGAATCTTTTATTGCAGTATTTAAGGAGAAAAAGCTAATGGGTATTTTTATAAAAAAGCATTTAAAGCTTATGGCGATAAAGTAACCTTAGATATTAAAAATCTTTACTTAGAAAAAGGAGTTTATGCAGTCCTAGGACTAAATGGAAGTGGCAAAAGTACACTCCTTAATGGCTTAGTTAACATTGTTCCTTTTACTAAGGCGGATATTATATATGAAGATAAAAGCCTAGAGAAAAAAGCAATTATGTTGCAACAAGTATATATGTTTCAAGGGACTGTGTGGGATAATTTAGTAGTGTTGCCTTTAAAAATATAGAAAATTTCTATTGAAAAGGAAACCGGGAAATTAAAAGACTACATGAAAATCTTGGATCTTGAAAATATACAGCTAAAAGAGCTTGAGATTTATCTGGGGGAGAAAAAGCTAAGGTTGCTTTTTTGAGGACTATAATTAGAAATCCCAATTTAATACTTTTAGATGAGCCAACAAGTAATATAGATATAAAAGCATCTATGACGATTAGGGATAGTATTGAAACTTTAAAAAATGAAGGTAAAACTATTATTTTTCAAACCATAACTTTGTAGAGGCAACAAAAATTGCAACTCAAATTCTATTTTTAGACCAAGGGAAAGTAGTAGCCTGTGGAGAAAAAGAGGCTGTTTTAAATAGTTCTATTCCCTTAATTAGGGATTTAATGAATATTTTTTAAGAAACATTTGCTTGTTTTGAAAAAAAAGATTATACTTTATATTGAAATAGAGACGATGAAAAGAGATTTGGAGGAAACAAAGTGACTCAAGTATTAAGAAAATCAATTGAAGTTGGTGGCAGAACGTTTACTATGGAAACTGGTAAAATGGCTAAGCTAGCTGACGGTTCAGTGTTAGGCGCTTATGGGGATACTGTTGTTTTAGGAACAGCTACTGTTTCAAAAGCACCAAGGGAATGTATAGACTTCTTTCCATTAACAGTTGATGTAGAAGAAAAAATGTATGCTGCAGGTAAAATACCTGGTGGCTTTATTAAACGAGAAACAAGACCTGGGGAAAGGGCTATTTTAACGGCTCGCTTAATTGATAGACCTATTAGACCTTTATTTCCAGAAGGTTATAAAAGCGATATTCAGCTAGTAGCAACTGTTTTATCAATTGAGCCA contains:
- the rimP gene encoding ribosome maturation factor RimP; amino-acid sequence: MSISENIESKFRPIVEDLGYDLAYAEYLKEGQEWYLRFFINKSDGIDLTDCETVSRAIEPILDEEELVPNQYILEVSSLGLERPLRNNQDYEENIGSLVMAHLYTAINKKKIIIGILKDFGESVALESEGEVIMIPKKNISKINLIIDF
- the nusA gene encoding transcription termination factor NusA → MDNKELILAVKALEVEKVIDPEVLYTTIEAAIVSGIKKKQISDYKNEVKDTVEVAKPQYENLKAILDRETGKIDIYLLRTVVEEVTDELNEISVKEAKEKYHVFEIGSLVREPIKVDTKTMGRMVAQTAKQIITQKIREIERNNLYEEFAKKEKDIVTCVVTRKSLVEKGHLKDKKGHAILDSEGHPIVKEVYNVFLAINNGEFILPPDEQIENEIYTIGQRLKVYVINVKKTTKAPIVTISRRHKELIKRLFELEVPEIYDGTVVIKDIAREAGSRSKISVYSSNEEVDPIGACIGPKGARIGNVLQEIGQDTEPGEKIDIIVYSENPAIYIENALAPAKILDIRLNEDAKEAKVLVAKDVFSLAIGKDGQNVRLAARLTGWKIDIVSDEMVSSLDDVSMGSPEKEILEERAEAVVETIKDEDTGGGTDSED
- the rnpM gene encoding RNase P modulator RnpM, translating into MKTKKVPQRSCVGCGLKTDKKSLVRIVKTPNGEIILDRTGKQPGRGVYICSKGECLTAAIKKKAIERALSCKISDDILVELNCAINDKNDQ
- the infB gene encoding translation initiation factor IF-2 — protein: MAKKRIYELAKEKGVSNKEILWILEKLNIKVKSHMSALESDQEQKINEYYKKLEKKVVAEKEEKKQVVQAKKIEEIKKEPEMEEKTAEKKSILKPMPKKVDSKKPVEKQEAVKSNQPVKKDSAPPSKKKEFNNSNKKGGYNSHNRQGGFNKKNNRYGKNKFKNNQPKEEVAEVVIKKITIGEEIQVKDLAMRMNKAAGEVIKKLMGLGAMATINQYVDFDTASLIAQEFGIEEVEFKSVKRQTKLKEIEDKPDTLKERPPIITVMGHVDHGKTSLLDAVRSANVMATEAGGITQHIGAYQINYKGRKITFIDTPGHAAFTSMRARGAKITDIAILVVAADDGVMPQTIEAISHAKAAEVPIIVAVNKIDKPGADPSRVMQQLTEHGLVPEEWGGDTIFVQVSAKKRENIDALLEMVLLVAEVEDLKANPNRLAEGFVLEAKLDREKGVVASLLVSKGTLKVSDMILTGESFGKIRAMMNDSGKRIKQAGPSMPVEVLGLSDVPEAGDIFQAVKDERLASHLANERKIVKKEEIAKKNQKVSLENLFEKISEENLKELNIILKGDVHGTVEALAQSIAGINTEEVKVNIIHEGVGAISETDVKLAMASNGLIIGFNVRPDTNAKKLAQEESVDIRLYRIIYEVLEDIKQAIGGLLDPDIKEVELGSAEVRQLIKVPKVGVIAGCYVVEGKITNTAKIRVVRDGVIVHEGDIDALKRFKDEIKEVAQGYECGISVVDFNDIKEGDILEAFTYETIARKID
- the rbfA gene encoding 30S ribosome-binding factor RbfA, producing the protein MHKKSHKKERLGEELKKILGQAFLEDIKDPRIGFVTITKVDVTRDLSHAKVYISVLENQEEKDTMDALNKAKGHLRSIAARQLDLRVAPEITFVADESMAHSMKINRLLKEISKED
- a CDS encoding DHH family phosphoesterase yields the protein MNKLVKALKNIADKRVCVTGHEAPDGDCIGSSLAMGYLMKQLGIETLVVNNDTIPSKYAFLQNNIVVQKLSSLTDVEKESIEVLIVLDSANEMRLGFNYREIFKNLEAVFNIDHHISNNKFGDINYVKPVGATAEIVTRIYLACQQIIDVEPATALYAGIMTDTGNLTYESTSYRTVNLVSRLYKMGAQTNLVRRNIYENESINKLEALKIVLNNLNVSKSGEIAYTFLSKKDIDSLQLISGDAEGYVDYPRKLDTCEVALFLKEFEEDVVKVSVRTKEKIDANKLASSFGGGGHFRAAGFRKKGPILEVAESIVAKIELGLNQNEWVD
- the truB gene encoding tRNA pseudouridine(55) synthase TruB → MNGLINVFKEKDMTSHDVVAQLRKILGTKKIGHGGTLDPEVEGVLVIGVGKGTRILEYITNSGKGYEGELAFGYTSDTEDMTGILTKKPYAEALLNLKEIDLLFEKLSGQEIMQIPPMYSSVKIEGRKLYEYAREGKVIKREARPIFIETIERISDFYELETGIKMAFYAKVSKGTYIRTLCVTIGESIGIPTVMSSLKRVSVGTFKIENAFKLTDIKEKLEKNDISFLLPLKTGIENEMLLYEPSKAEAKNLYYGQTIENKEKFGDGRQIACLYEGSLYSICEIKENNMKVLKNLCGVKDGIF
- a CDS encoding bifunctional riboflavin kinase/FAD synthetase; this encodes MEFFKRIEDVFFHKDIIAVLGNFDGCHKGHRELVKAALKRKEETGASILVITFDPHSKDLKGESIKRIQTLDEKLQCFEKLGVDGVSALAFTETFSKMNREDFLKNILIDKIGVTDIVVGHDYRFGYQGAGNVDFLEEKKTQLGYHLIVVPAFKIQGEVVSSSKIRTLIEAGEIVLSKDLLGYYPLVTGQVIHGSGVGKTLGFATANLLIDEVKIIPKVGVYGVIGHVSGKKVRGFCNVGYQPTFDRKKQLVVEVHFFDFNEDVYGEIICIHFIKRMRDEIKFNSVEELKAQLRKDQISIENELN
- the rpsO gene encoding 30S ribosomal protein S15, with product MKTKEEIVKEFRINEKDTGSPEVQIALLTERILHLTEHLKVHKKDFHTRRGLLKLVGQRRGFLKYLQKKDFERYRNIITKLNLRK
- a CDS encoding ABC transporter permease — translated: MIKIINTLMSMPPVLMGLLVYMLLSRKGPLGSFRLLFTPTAMIIAQILLITPIIMALVYGYLEKHSDEIMKNAKAIGACSRATFFILVKESANQFFTFIGTGFARGIAEVGAVMMVVGNIQDKTRV
- a CDS encoding ATP-binding cassette domain-containing protein, which translates into the protein MKNLYLEKGVYAVLGLNGSGKSTLLNGLVNIVPFTKADIIYEDKSLEKKAIMLQQVYMFQGTVWDNLVVLPLKI